AGGAGATTTTCTTTGGTACTTGTTCTCATAGGAAATATTTTACGGATCTGTGGAGATATTGTCTTTTAGTTCCACTTGACAGATGGTGTTTTCCACTCCAAGTTATGCTTGACGGGACTTTTCCTTAAACTCTCCGTACCTAGCTTGCTTCCCTTCCCACTTTGTGGTCGTATTTCTTTCCAACTAGGAcaccttgattttttttagcaAGGGTACTTCATACGTcatttagagggtgtttggctaaaattataaactcctcaaaacattttataagatatttgaaaGCTTATAAGTTCAATAAAACTGTTTGcgtcatattttttttaaagaacttataagaacttttttttataaaatcttataaattatataaaattaatatatcaaagaCTAAAATATCCCCACCATCCACTTagacacacactctctctctctctcatttaatcttttttgctatttaatttttccaatattcaaaaaagagaaaatatattattatttaataataatttattatagttaaattaaaataagattgatattgatattatatttactaaaaaaaaaataattcaaaatattataaattatacgactagaaataatcattgcataaacaaatatcaattatatatttatattaatatttgactaGTATGAATttacacatatattatttttatttaaaagtttaggtaatagtttttttatttttttgttattgtaaaaagattatcaattaaatatttatttgaaattaaactaatatgTACTACTTATAAAAGTGTtttaaaaatgtttaaaacgaaatatgtcaagaaataacaatttacttGATTCTAATGGTATACGTGttcattttagttattttaccaattaaaaatcttattatgcCGAACattctaacatcttataagatgtttacacatcatataagttttaatattctattttatccaaacactttaggagcttatttttaaaataagatccaacatcttataagatcctaaaacatcttataaaatacagGAACTTATGAgatgttttagttttataagatgttttagaaaaacttagccaaacaccctcttagtTGAGTCATCTTGTAATCTTTTCAACTAGGGAGCCTCATATCTTTTCCAAATAGAGGTCGTGTCCCTTGTCAAGCCCAAAACTTtgagttaaaaaagaaaggataaaattgtactttttgtcTTATAAATTAGAGGgtgacattttttgttttgcacgaATTAATTTCGAAATTTAGTTTtgtcatattaaaatatttgcaattttagtccttttatCAACCAATTTGACTAGAAAATTTCATGTGACTTGCATATGTTACGAATTGTATTctacaaagtaaataatacgttttaaatatcatatttaagtCCACATATAACTAAAAAGAAGTAAGTATGGtaataattcttaaataattcCCAAAGTTTAATTAAGAAGATAGTCCAAGTCCCACATCGtgatttctaaaatattgCATGTTCCTTCTGTTGATAAAGTCTAACAACGTTAACTTTTCTGATAAATGGTCCGTTATGCCTTacttgctatttattttttatgactgttggacttttataaataataaaaatcattggATGTATTAGATTTGAGGATATTTGTACTTGCGCTTTactcataattttagaaataaaaggtCAAGgtgtaatttgtttttaaatttataatttgtatggAAAGGGGATTTTATTCATGTGTTAGTAAAATATAGATTGGTGCTTAGGATTATTTTCGTAATATTTTTGGggttattttgtaaatttataaaaaataggggaattttatgtattttacccaaaaattaatgagGGCCCAAATTGATGGCATCTACAGCACTTCATGCGCTTGGGCTTCTTGATTGGAACTCTGGAATCGCAAAAACGACCCGAATTCGACTGAAATCaatagcagcagcagcagccagTAAGAACTATGCCGAGAGTGACACAAGTATTGCGCAGAGCTCGTAAGGCCATTGAAGACCTGGATTTGTTGAAAATCTTGGATTCTGAGCTCAGACATGAACTCTCCTCTATGCGCTACCAGGTCGATTTTCCTCcctcatttttcaatttttgcgTCCGAAGCAGGCATGTACTTAGTTTCCGGTGTTCGAATTGGTCAATCGAGGCCCTTTCGCTTTGTGAATCATTCGTTTCTTGGCGTGTATTTGCTCTGGAAGTAAAAGGTTCCGCTTTCTTGAATATAAaggatttttttgtcaattagTTGTATTCACGCTGACATAATTTTCCGACAAGAAAAGTCGCTGGTAACAAGTGGAGGGTGCCTAGTGCCAATAACTATTTAATTGAAGGGTGAAATATGCTACTTTGTAATTTAAGTTTGCAATGTGCAAAACCTCTATAATTCTAGGGTGCAAAATGCCAATTATCCATGCTTGTGGCATTGATGTTTGCTGTGTAAAAGTTTGATGTTtgagaaatgagaaaatgGCTCTGTGTGGTTTATGCTCCTTCTGAAGCTTTGAAATAGTTGAGCAAGTGTTGCCATGGAAGGACAAATGGTAATgccaaaattcaatttaatgttTCTACCCAGTATGCAAGAACTGTGTATGTGTAAGAAGTTTGATCTTTGTTGCCTTTGTGTTTGGGAAAGCCCAACACATTGGATTAAGCTGTGAAAATCAGTAATTCATTGACATTAATTGAAAACCTTTTGTACAAGTGAGGCAAAGTCGAAACAAGAAACGAATGTTGAAGAGAAGGACGTCCATTTGATGACATATGTACATTTAGAACAAATTTTATGCCTGCGTAGGATTCATAACCGATGGTATCCGTTTTAAATGCATATCTAGGTTGTTTCTGTTGCAGAAAACTATTAAGAGTCGTCATGTTTTACAGAGGATCTCTGTTGGTTTTTGAATATCAATAGGTTAATATGGATGTAGGATGATAAAGTTGGTTCATTTGGGGATTTTGTTTTGGAATGGGATTCTCCTCAGTCTCAAGATGTTGTTTTGCGGAAAAAATGTTCATCAGGGGAAGAAGTGGCGGTTTCAGCTTTGTTGAGTCGTGACACCTTCCAGGGAGATGGCAGGTTGCCGGGGGAAGCTCTTCTGAAAATATGCATAAAGAAGCCTGGTTTGAGCTCtattttgaagtttgattGTGTGGCATCTAACAGAGGAGGTAGTGAACCTGAGTTCGATATTCAGAATGCGCATTACATCGCATCATCATCACCCGTTGATTCTTCAATTTATAGAGGCCCCTTATTCAGGTATTTTCTGTTGGAAATTCAATTAATGGTGCTTTCTCTATGTTGATATGTAAACGCTCTCTGGAAGTTGAAGAACCACTAGGACTTGCCAGACTCAGTATACACCAGCTAATATGTgaaacaaaattgatgttttgATGTATATATCTTTACCTGGTGTGTGGTACGCACCATTTTCCATCATTATGAAGTCCTGAATTTCATGTACAGGGTCTCAGTTCTGCTTAAATTCCTCGAAGTTAAAGGTTTAATGGACTtctgttctttttttgttttaatgaaTTCTGGTTGAGATTAgaatccaaatatttatatcatctAAGTTCATGGTAATTaggtttattctttttttcatacccaaattttggaggaaatatttgtaatcaCATCTATATCTGCCAAAacaacattttcttttctttctctgctCAGCTGAGCTTGTCTTTCAAAGTCTCTATAAGTTTCCTCAAAGTTTGTGTCTTGTCCACTGTGGACGTGGAAAAGGATTGCAAGTACCAGCAGAACTGTTGGATTTTATGTGCTTTTGCTTTTCCAAGTTCAACCCCTCTTAGTACTGATGATCTCCATGACTAATATTTGCTTATATGAACTTGTATTCCTCTCAATCTTGCAAAACTGAATTAAAGAACCGAGGCATTTATGTCTAAATATGATAATCTTTTTAGAATGTCTGTAAAAACGAGAGACAAGCTCCATGTCTCCAATTTTTTAGTCTTCTGAAACTAATGATGAACATATAACTTCAAAGCaactgctaatttttttcatttaccATTTCCACATGGTTATCCGCATCTTGTTAACTCTCTGTGGTTCGTCTTAATTTCTCAGTCTCATCCTTCTGCAGTGATTTGGACCCTGCTTTGCAGCATGAGCTGAGGCAATACCTAGCGGCCAGAGGAATCGAGGAGAAGTTCACCAATTCCCTCCTCCTACACCTACATAAGAAGGAGCAAGGTCAATACATGAGCTGGCTGCAAAAGCTAAAGGATACAATGGTAGAAAACCAGTAATGTACACAACTGCAGCGCCAACACTTAACTTCCAAAATTCCATCTGGTTCTCTCGCCTTCCCATTGATGAAGTAAGTAAAGTTGTGACTAAATTCTGGCTTTGGACGTCTACTTAACTTCCACATTCTTAGGCGTGAATGTTATAGGAAATATCCACTGGGAGATCTTTCCGCAAAAAACTTTTGGCTATGAAATGAATCAGTTGAGGACGCCTTGGTTGGTTGTTCGTTCTTTGGACTTTAATTCATTACCGACTTAAGTTACCAACTCTCCCCCTCCTTCTCCCCCGTTGGATCTAATTCATCCTACCCAACGGATCCAACTGAGACTCGAACAATGATCTCTAGCTACTACCTTGTATTTGTCcttgttttataaaaatgattaactcaaattgtaaaaaaaaaaaaaaaaaaaacaacttctTGCATCCATTTTTGGAAaccatttcaaatttctttcaataatGAATGTGAAATCACAATGAAACCCTTGTCTGgttataatttgattacttGATTCCTAATTGGGGATGCTTTAATGTTGCCAAAACAATGGATAATCATAAGTTGTAGGTAGGTGAACTCTTACATATAAAACTCGTGAACAAATGGATGCTGTAAGTTGTCGTGAAGTTGGAGGCAGGAGCAGCTTGGAAGTcacttttacatttattattaaacttttgTCCAAGTGAGAAGtggatatattaatattgaggACAGGTATATTTATACTACTCATTCatggtctatttacacaaataattcttaaattttgtataaccATAGAAACCATCTCTGATAGTCAAAAGACAAGCATAGTTTGTTTAATATTGTTGACGTTTTTGGGaagtgtatgtataatttaaaaaaaaattagatggcTTGTATAAATGATGTTGGCATGTCAAGAggcataaatattttatataaatagatcgTGGGTTAGGGATGTAGGTGTAATTATCTTGTAATATTAAGGTGTCTTATTTTGCATTTCTTAGATGTTATTTTCCTTATAcctttttgatcaattttgttATAGTCCACAATGAAGTAATTCAGAACcgataatattacattaatgtaTGAATCGTAACGTAATAAATTGAAACTATTATAAacataagggataattacaatttttttccctaagatttgataaattacatgtaaatttatttcaattttaagaaattataccTAACACATCTGAAATTtacttctatctaacaaataaattcctttattaattaaaattcacctgaaattattaatattaataaaaaaataaaaataactatatatatataccctcgattgacttattactaacttattgcaagttaaataaatctttttatgatcaaattatcctcattCGTCTTCATGCGTTAATACATataaggaggtatatcttcaccgttatgAGGGTAgtttattccaaaaaaatttatttgacttgcaataagacaatcgatggtaaatatcattttcattcattttttttttgttagtatcaacaaatttagtgaattttgaccaatagatggacttatttgttatatggaagtaaatttcaaaagtgttagatgtaattttctaaattaaaaaaaattacgtataattacaccgaATCTCAAGAAATGGGAGTATACTTATCCCTAAACATAAACCAACATC
This region of Sesamum indicum cultivar Zhongzhi No. 13 linkage group LG4, S_indicum_v1.0, whole genome shotgun sequence genomic DNA includes:
- the LOC105159844 gene encoding mitochondrial acidic protein MAM33 isoform X1; protein product: MPRVTQVLRRARKAIEDLDLLKILDSELRHELSSMRYQDDKVGSFGDFVLEWDSPQSQDVVLRKKCSSGEEVAVSALLSRDTFQGDGRLPGEALLKICIKKPGLSSILKFDCVASNRGGSEPEFDIQNAHYIASSSPVDSSIYRGPLFSDLDPALQHELRQYLAARGIEEKFTNSLLLHLHKKEQGQYMSWLQKLKDTMVENQ
- the LOC105159844 gene encoding uncharacterized protein LOC105159844 isoform X2, yielding MPRVTQVLRRARKAIEDLDLLKILDSELRHELSSMRYQSQDVVLRKKCSSGEEVAVSALLSRDTFQGDGRLPGEALLKICIKKPGLSSILKFDCVASNRGGSEPEFDIQNAHYIASSSPVDSSIYRGPLFSDLDPALQHELRQYLAARGIEEKFTNSLLLHLHKKEQGQYMSWLQKLKDTMVENQ